From the Candidatus Fermentibacter sp. genome, one window contains:
- a CDS encoding L-threonylcarbamoyladenylate synthase, producing MTPGRTIRIQRSFLSAVQIEDAAEALHSGGIVLYPSDTVYGLACRAGRPESVSRLASIKGYGGGRPFIVLASDLEMTRDLAEMDEEESALAGECWPGPFTIVLRAGRSAPGWVCAPDGTVAVRVPADPLTRAILGEVGYPLVSTSANTRDNPPALDFACVEDAVREAADLCLDGGRIDSAGPSRIVRVRRGFVEILR from the coding sequence GTGACCCCGGGCAGGACGATCCGCATCCAGCGCTCCTTCCTCTCCGCCGTCCAGATCGAGGATGCGGCCGAGGCGCTCCATTCCGGCGGGATAGTCCTGTACCCGTCCGACACCGTATACGGGCTTGCCTGCCGCGCAGGGAGGCCCGAAAGCGTCAGCCGCCTGGCCTCCATCAAGGGGTACGGCGGGGGCAGGCCCTTCATCGTCCTGGCGTCGGATCTCGAGATGACGCGCGACCTCGCGGAGATGGACGAGGAGGAATCCGCCCTGGCCGGGGAATGCTGGCCCGGTCCGTTCACCATCGTGCTCCGTGCCGGCAGGTCGGCCCCCGGGTGGGTCTGCGCGCCCGACGGGACGGTCGCCGTGAGGGTGCCGGCCGATCCCCTGACCAGGGCGATCCTCGGCGAGGTCGGCTACCCCCTCGTGAGCACCAGCGCCAACACCCGCGACAATCCCCCGGCTCTCGACTTCGCCTGCGTGGAGGATGCCGTGCGGGAAGCCGCCGATCTGTGCCTCGACGGCGGCAGGATCGATTCCGCCGGCCCTAGCCGCATCGTGAGGGTCCGGCGCGGTTTCGTGGAGATCCTGCGCTGA
- the purE gene encoding 5-(carboxyamino)imidazole ribonucleotide mutase yields MAARVGILMGSESDREVMDLARAVLEDLGVECEVRVMSAHRNPGEVAAYAAGAEAAGIRVLVAGAGLAAHLAGAVASRTILPVIGVPLEAGPLNGMDALLSTVMMPKGIPVATVAIGSHGARNAGFLAAQILALSDPELGMRLRAKRGM; encoded by the coding sequence ATGGCCGCCAGAGTAGGGATACTGATGGGCAGCGAGAGCGACAGGGAGGTCATGGACCTGGCCAGGGCGGTCCTCGAGGATCTCGGGGTCGAATGCGAGGTCAGGGTCATGTCGGCCCACAGGAATCCCGGCGAAGTCGCCGCCTATGCTGCCGGGGCCGAGGCTGCGGGCATCCGCGTGCTGGTGGCCGGAGCCGGGCTTGCGGCCCATCTCGCCGGCGCGGTGGCCTCCCGCACCATCCTGCCCGTGATCGGGGTCCCCCTCGAGGCCGGTCCGCTCAACGGCATGGACGCGCTCCTGTCCACAGTCATGATGCCGAAGGGCATCCCCGTGGCCACCGTGGCCATCGGCTCGCACGGGGCGAGGAACGCGGGCTTCCTGGCCGCGCAGATACTGGCCCTGTCCGATCCGGAGCTGGGGATGAGGCTCAGGGCGAAGCGGGGGATGTGA
- the purD gene encoding phosphoribosylamine--glycine ligase, with protein MRILVIGSGGREHAIAHALSREGGHELHAAPGNPGMAATCECHPVRADDIEGLIGLSSRLGADLVVPGPEAPLVAGIADALEDAGIPCFGPSAACAMLEGSKWFAKELMAAAGVPTAPGRLLSTPAGVLEAAGGSWGGWVLKDDGLAAGKGVFLPDGDDEASEALGRLFPGGRGRVVLEKRLRGREVSMMALCSGEEAFVLPPSRDHKRAFDGDRGPNTGGMGAVCPAPGIPGGFSDWALSNVFRPVLEELHRRGTDYRGVLYAGLILAQEGPAVLEFNCRFGDPEAQAVLALLEGDAGAAFLSCARGNPDFSGIRILPGASACVVMASEGYPGAYGSGFRIDGIDSAGADDSGITVFHAGTAMSDGSLVTAGGRVLGVTGTGAGLGEALAKTYAAVGTITFRGASWRKDIGAT; from the coding sequence GTGAGGATCCTCGTGATCGGCTCGGGCGGCAGGGAGCATGCGATAGCCCACGCCCTCTCCCGCGAGGGCGGCCACGAGCTGCATGCCGCCCCGGGCAACCCCGGCATGGCCGCGACCTGTGAATGCCATCCCGTCAGGGCGGATGACATCGAAGGCCTCATCGGCCTTTCCTCCAGGCTGGGGGCGGACCTGGTCGTGCCCGGCCCCGAAGCCCCCCTCGTCGCGGGCATCGCCGACGCCCTGGAGGACGCCGGGATTCCCTGCTTCGGCCCGTCCGCGGCATGCGCCATGCTCGAGGGGAGCAAGTGGTTCGCCAAGGAGCTGATGGCCGCCGCCGGGGTGCCGACCGCCCCCGGAAGGCTCCTTTCCACTCCCGCAGGGGTCCTCGAGGCTGCCGGCGGTTCCTGGGGCGGCTGGGTCCTGAAGGACGACGGCCTCGCCGCCGGCAAGGGCGTGTTCCTCCCCGACGGGGACGACGAAGCCTCGGAGGCTCTCGGGAGGCTGTTCCCGGGAGGCCGGGGCAGGGTGGTCCTGGAGAAGAGGCTGCGTGGCCGCGAGGTGAGCATGATGGCCCTCTGCTCCGGTGAAGAGGCTTTCGTGCTGCCTCCCAGCCGCGACCACAAGAGGGCCTTCGACGGCGACAGGGGGCCCAACACAGGCGGGATGGGGGCGGTATGCCCCGCTCCAGGGATCCCCGGAGGATTCTCCGACTGGGCGCTCTCGAACGTCTTCCGGCCGGTCCTCGAAGAGCTCCACCGCCGCGGCACCGACTACAGGGGGGTGCTCTACGCCGGCCTGATCCTCGCGCAGGAAGGACCGGCCGTGCTCGAATTCAACTGCCGGTTCGGCGATCCCGAGGCACAGGCAGTCCTTGCCCTGCTGGAGGGGGATGCCGGAGCGGCATTCCTGTCCTGCGCGAGGGGGAATCCGGACTTCTCCGGGATCAGGATACTGCCCGGGGCTTCGGCCTGCGTCGTCATGGCCTCGGAGGGATATCCTGGCGCATACGGGAGCGGGTTCCGGATCGACGGGATCGATTCGGCAGGGGCCGATGACAGCGGCATCACGGTGTTCCATGCCGGCACCGCCATGTCGGACGGCAGCCTCGTCACGGCGGGCGGGCGGGTGCTGGGTGTCACCGGCACCGGAGCCGGTCTGGGCGAGGCTCTTGCGAAGACGTACGCAGCGGTCGGCACCATCACGTTCCGGGGCGCCTCCTGGCGGAAGGACATCGGCGCGACATGA
- the panB gene encoding 3-methyl-2-oxobutanoate hydroxymethyltransferase, whose protein sequence is MRTVPDFARMKAEGRRIASLTAYDFPTALLEQEAGIDFILVGDSIAMAVLGEETTLGATVEMMLPHVKAVRRGAPGTFVVADMPFGSYQASDERAVDSAVRLVAEGGADAVKLEGGSPMPLARTAAIIASGIPVMGHVGLLPQSVRASGGYRAVGAGQAGRVMSEARALEDAGAFALVLESVEEAIARDVTGALSIPTIGIGAGRFTDGQILVVNDMLGITRGFEPRFLKRYADIGAGITRALSDYAGEVRNGSFPEARHAYAPLEEPGK, encoded by the coding sequence ATGCGGACCGTTCCGGATTTCGCGAGGATGAAGGCCGAGGGCAGGAGGATCGCATCCCTCACGGCATACGACTTTCCGACCGCCCTCCTGGAGCAGGAGGCCGGCATCGACTTCATCCTGGTCGGCGATTCCATCGCCATGGCGGTTCTCGGTGAGGAAACGACGCTCGGAGCCACGGTGGAGATGATGCTCCCGCACGTGAAGGCGGTCAGGCGGGGTGCCCCCGGCACGTTCGTCGTGGCCGACATGCCGTTCGGATCGTATCAGGCGTCGGACGAGAGGGCGGTCGACTCGGCCGTGCGTCTCGTCGCCGAAGGGGGCGCGGACGCCGTGAAGCTCGAGGGAGGCTCGCCGATGCCTCTCGCAAGGACGGCTGCCATAATCGCCTCCGGCATCCCCGTGATGGGTCATGTCGGCCTCCTCCCCCAGTCCGTCCGTGCATCGGGCGGGTACAGGGCGGTCGGGGCCGGCCAGGCCGGGCGCGTGATGTCGGAAGCCAGGGCGCTCGAGGATGCCGGTGCGTTCGCCCTGGTCCTCGAGAGCGTCGAGGAGGCGATCGCGCGGGACGTCACCGGGGCCCTCTCGATACCGACCATCGGCATAGGGGCCGGCAGGTTCACCGACGGCCAGATACTGGTGGTCAACGACATGCTGGGCATCACCAGGGGCTTCGAGCCGAGGTTCCTGAAGAGGTACGCCGACATCGGAGCCGGGATCACCCGGGCGCTTTCCGACTACGCCGGCGAGGTGAGGAACGGTTCCTTCCCCGAGGCGCGCCATGCGTATGCGCCGCTCGAGGAGCCCGGGAAGTGA